A genomic stretch from Arvicanthis niloticus isolate mArvNil1 chromosome 12, mArvNil1.pat.X, whole genome shotgun sequence includes:
- the Psmg1 gene encoding proteasome assembly chaperone 1 produces MAATFFGEVVKAPCRAGTEEEEEEEEQSRRDTPEDREVRRQLARKREVQLLGRQTEAPLEAVLLEKRPCSKFIIAVGSNAAAFLSAFVMNSGVWEEVGCAKLWNEWCRTTDTVRLSPTDAFCVFYQLKSDPSVFLCQCSCYIAEDQQFQWLEKVFGFRPRKNMQVTVLTCRHITEYKTSESTCSLSSPFLRALKTQKFKDAVCCPLLEQPNIVHDLTAAVLSYCQVWNIPAVLYLCYTDVMKLDLVTVEAFKPILSSRSLKCLVKNIPESTEILKKLMTTNEIQSNIYT; encoded by the exons ATGGCTGCCACGTTCTTTGGCGAGGTGGTGAAGGCGCCATGCCGAGCTGggactgaggaggaagaagaagaagaggagcagaGCAGGCGGGACACGCCGGAGGACCGGGAGGTCCGGCGCCAGCTGGCGCGGAAGAG GGAGGTGCAGCTTCTCGGAAGACAGACAGAAGCCCCTTTGGAGGCTGTACTCCTAGAGAAGCGCCCTTGCTCCAAGTTTATAATTGCAGTAGGAAGCAATGCAGCAG CATTTCTGTCAGCGTTTGTTATGAACTCAGGAGTCTGGGAAGAAGTTGGTTGTGCTAAGCTCTGGAATGAGTGGTGCAGAACTACAGACACTGTCCGTCTGTCCCCTACAGATGCTTTCTGTGTGTTTTATCAGCTGAAATCAGATCCCTCG GTTTTCCTCTGTCAGTGTAGCTGCTACATTGCTGAAGATCAGCAGTTCCAGTGGTTGGAGAAG GTTTTCGGCTTCCGACCCAGAAAGAACATGCAGGTAACAGTTCTCACATGCCGGCACATCACAGAGTATAAGACCTCCGAGTCTACCTGcagcctttcttctcctttcctgagAGCCCTAAAAACTCAGAAATTCAAAGATGCTGTCTGCTGCCCACTGCTGGAACAGCCGAACATTGTGCATGACCTGACTGCAGCAG TTCTGAGCTACTGTCAAGTATGGAATATCCCTGCAGTTCTGTATCTGTGCTATACTGATGTGATGAAGTTGGACCTTGTCACAGTTGAAGCTTTTAAGCCTATACTTTCTTCCAGAAGCTTGAAGTGCTTGGTGAAG aaCATTCCTGAAAGCACAGAAATACTGAAGAAATTGATGACTACAAATGAAATTCAGAGCAACATTTACACATGA